The Kutzneria kofuensis genome includes the window TGCCGGTCGCCCGGGCGATGCCGTGGGCGCATTCGGTCAGCTGCGCCACCAGGTCGTCACGGGCGGCCGTGGTCAGGCCCCGGATGCCGAACCGCCCCTCGGCCAGGTCGGGCACGATGTTCGTGGCGGTCCCGCCCTCCGTGATGATGCCCTGCACGTGCGAACCCAGCGGCAGCCGCGACCGCAGCATCGCCAACGCCCCGAACAGCTGCACGAGGGCGGCGAGCGCGTCGATGCCCTCGGTGGGATTGCCGGTGGGATGCGCGGCGCGGCCGTGGAACCGGACGCCGACCTCGATCTGCGCGGTGAGCGGCGCGTACCGCCAGTCGTGCACGCCGGGGTGGAACATCAGCGCCGCCTCGATCCCGTCGAAGACGCCGGCCTTCAGCTCCAGCACCTTGCCACCGCCGCCCTCCTCGGCCGGCGTGCCGATGACCATCAGCGTCCCGGCGAGATCAGGCATCGCATACCGCACGGCGAGCGCGGCGCCGAGGCCGGCGGTGGCGATGAGGTTGTGCCCGCAAGCGTGCCCGAGCCCCGGCAACGCGTCGTACTCCAGCAGCAACGCCACCCGCGGCGGCGCACCCGTGCCCCAGTGGGCGCGGAAGGCCGTCGGCAGGCTGGCGACGCCGTGCTCCACCTCGAACTGCGCCGCCGTGAGCGCGGACACCAGCTCGGCGCTGGCCAGGTGCTCCTGGAAGGCGAGTTCCGGCTTGTCGTGCAGGAGAAGGCTGATCCGCCACAGCTCGTCCGCGTGGCGTTCGACCTCCTCCCGCACCCGCTCGTGCACGGTCACGCCGGATCCTTGACCACGCGGACCGACTTCAGCTCCGAGTCGGCCGGATCGGGCAGCTGCATGCCCGCGTTCAGCCCGCTGCGCAGGTAGTCCAGCACCTCGCGGGTGATCACCTCACCCGGCACCAGCGCCGGCGCCCCGGGCGGATACGGGCTGATCATCTCGGCCGCCACCCGTCCGACCGCCTTGTCCACGTCGACCTGCTCGGTCTCGCCGAAGAAGGCGTCGCGCGGCAGCATCACCGTTTGGAGCTCCAACTCGTCGGGCCGG containing:
- a CDS encoding amidohydrolase, whose translation is MTVHERVREEVERHADELWRISLLLHDKPELAFQEHLASAELVSALTAAQFEVEHGVASLPTAFRAHWGTGAPPRVALLLEYDALPGLGHACGHNLIATAGLGAALAVRYAMPDLAGTLMVIGTPAEEGGGGKVLELKAGVFDGIEAALMFHPGVHDWRYAPLTAQIEVGVRFHGRAAHPTGNPTEGIDALAALVQLFGALAMLRSRLPLGSHVQGIITEGGTATNIVPDLAEGRFGIRGLTTAARDDLVAQLTECAHGIARATGTTVDVWPASDGYQHVRDNAALSGAFAQHIAESGITLGEPTPGVFLGSSDIGDVSNTLPAIHPFVAIADADQSDHTPEFAAAAASPRGRAVMLAAARALADTAVDVLTRPDLLDRAWRDFHAAG